A portion of the Channa argus isolate prfri chromosome 19, Channa argus male v1.0, whole genome shotgun sequence genome contains these proteins:
- the LOC137104512 gene encoding transmembrane protein 236-like, producing MPDQPSEGQGVASQRQQPPVSLHSFFFFFFNRYSMGSGRMLKFAICEVLQFAGLCVPLFIVMQRFAIIVGKVKTSAKPPSDGITAYWLIVASSIAYVTSTALLLWVPLKYMVFMKKKFVIGRKKWRPVTLVYVILSTLPCFAFLIVSSEVQINTNIKHDTFTELPVSLVLFSLICIDVLERIRHCRLTGQANNTERDADIPSNVLTHVEQVTPLTPIAPALSGPAVRDQGVSAPLQPEANQSNDRNQNESGTRPETNGIGPGKPTNSERPFSRSPSAGTTAYHASPYTYTGPLRFLCASDARADVLVDSFVFWMDTVEMVRTAEHPLVYYSGWVFPIYILSYLSCLRVVVMPHSPLLSSLGVALQDLPFFFVRVGLIALFGFVTPILYLMKNLLVCLAFVYFNFITKMRVFNTERMLF from the exons ATGCCGGACCAGCCCTCAGAGGGACAGGGGGTCGCCTCTCAGCGACAACAGCCCCCTGTATCCCTccattctttcttcttttttttttttaaccgctACAGCATGGGCTCGGGCAGGATGCTGAAGTTTGCCATCTGTGAGGTGCTGCAGTTTGCAGGCCTTTGTGTGCCACTCTTCATCGTCATGCAGAGGTTCGCCATCATCGTGGGAAAGGTCAAAACATCAGCGAAGCCTCCCAGCGATGGAATCACGGCCTACTGGTTGATTGTGGCTTCCTCCATTGCCTATGTCACATCCACTGCCCTGCTGCTCTGGGTCCCCCTGAAGTATATGGTGTTTATGAAGAAGAAGTTTGTCATTGGGAGGAAGAAGTG GAGACCCGTGACCCTCGTCTATGTAATCCTGTCCACATTGCCCTGCTTTGCCTTTCTCATCGTCAGCTCTGAG GttcagataaatacaaacattaaacatgatACATTCACGGAGCTCCCGGTGTCACttgtcctcttctctctcatctGTATTGACGTGTTGGAGAGGATACGTCACTGCCGACTGACCGGCCAGG CTAATAACACGGAGAGAGACGCTGATATCCCCTCCAATGTCCTCACACATGTGGAGCAGGTAACACCATTAACACCCATTGCTCCAGCTCTGTCAGGGCCAGCTGTGCGCGATCAAGGTGTGTCTGCTCCCCTGCAACCAGAGGCAAACCAGTCTAATGACAGAAACCAGAACGAATCAGGGACTCGACCAGAAACAAATGGGATAGGCCCAGGGAAACCTACTAATTCTGAAAGACCATTTAGTCGCTCACCATCAGCAGGCACCACAGCGTACCATGCTTCCCCATACACTTACACAGGCCCACTCAGATTCCTGTGTGCCAGTGACGCCCGAGCGGACGTGTTAGTGGACAGCTTTGTGTTCTGGATGGACACAGTGGAGATGGTACGCACTGCAGAACACCCCCTGGTCTACTACTCAGGCTGGGTGTTCCCCATTTATATTCTCAGCTACCTGTCATGCCTGCGTGtggtggttatgccccacagccCCCTGCTTTCCTCACTAGGAGTAGCCTTGCAAGActtgccttttttctttgtccgTGTTGGTCTCATTGCCTTGTTTGGTTTCGTCACACCCATCCTCTACCTAATGAAGAACCTGTTGGTCTGCCTGGCCTTTGTCTATTTCAACTTCATTACCAAGATGAGAGTCTTTAACACAGAGAGGATGCTCTTTTAA
- the hacd1 gene encoding very-long-chain (3R)-3-hydroxyacyl-CoA dehydratase 1 — translation MAFSEEDGTAEEKETNNKKRTKSTLATAWLTFYNIAMTAGWLVLAMAMMRFYIQRGTHRGLYRSIARTLKFFQTFALVEVGHCAIGIVKTSVIVTGVQVCSRIFMVWFITNSIRQIQNEESVILFLVAWTMTEITRYSYYTFNLLHHLPYFIKWARYNLFIVLYPVGVIGELLTIYAALPFVRRSGMYSMRLPNKYNVSFDYYYCLIIVMLSYIPLFPQLYFHMLRQRRRVLHGEVIVEKDD, via the exons ATGGCGTTCAGCGAGGAGGACGGCACGGCTGAGGAGAAGGAAACCAACAACAAGAAGAGAACGAAGAGCACCCTCGCTACAGCATGGCTCACTTTCTACAACATCGCCATGACCGCAGG GTGGCTGGTTTTGGCCATGGCAATGATGCGCTTCTACATCCAGAGAGGGACACACAGGGGTCTGTACAGGAGTATAGCACGGACACTCAAGTTTTTCCAGACCTTTGCATTAGTCGAG GTGGGACATTGTGCCATCG GAATCGTGAAGACTAGTGTGATTGTAACTGGAGTTCAAGTTTGTTCACGGATTTTCATGGTTTGGTTTATTACCAACAGCATCAGACAG ATCCAGAATGAAGAAAGCGTAATCCTATTCCTGGTTGCGTGGACAATGACGGAGATAACCAGATATTCCTACTACACATTCAACCTGCTCCACCACCTGCCGTACTTCATCAAATGGGCCAG ATACAACCTCTTCATCGTTTTGTACCCGGTGGGAGTCATTGGAGAGCTGCTCACCATTTATGCTGCTCTGCCATTCGTACGCAGATCTGGAATGTACTCAATGAGGCTTCCCAACAAGTATAACGTATCATTTGACTACTACTACTGCCTCATCATCGTCATGCTGTCCTACATCCCAC TGTTTCCTCAGCTCTACTTCCACATGCTGCGGCAGAGGAGAAGGGTGCTTCACGGGGAGGTCATAGTGGAGAAGGACGACTAG
- the LOC137104758 gene encoding collectin-12-like: MKDDFADEEEVQSFGYKRFGIQEGTQCTKCKNEWALKTSIALLYVLCTLLTIAVAVLGYKVVQKVDSVSEGIANYGGKIIAVETDLKKLDDQTGEKSENTTTEIQAFKNNIWALQRQLSVVEERIHSDQVKLNQLQNIGSNIQSSQGSIQGLLGTNTANLRYVNGTLQSYGSIIEGLQDDTSRLQRELHQQVKLQNQALLSISSLNLTQAQQRGLIAALQRSVEDTSQAIQKMRSDFQSLEQTTRQTRSDTEWLRSKVENLQILASNASALAKANNDSLEDVGSQFTFMANQLQNTSRLADAHDQTLREIMDQQRDFGNLTSTKFDRLEIQLDESEQNMDRLTGNISLTTQLLGAINRNLNELRTCSDTVGRHSDFLLILNSSMMDVRTDAVSLRSQQEELAARLDKEVTSLSIVMEEMKLVDTKHSQLITNFTILQGPPGPRGPRGDKGSQGPPGQTGQKGEKGEKGSPGIRGPRGEQGPPGPPGLPGLKGLPGAPGIPGSKGSRGSGGRAGPPGTKGEPGTAGLPGRDGQPGSQGAQGAPGMRGPIGPAGEQGPRGLPGPPGPTGAPGPPGQPIQIQGAVIPFGPMSLQDEAIAPTLWAPGCPDGWVNYTEKCYFFSRVLHSFDDAKAICEIQSASLLIINDMEEQKWLKKQITGKGYFWMGLTDKEEENVWRWLDGTKPAFTKWKLGQPDNWGHGHEKDEDCAGLIHEGLWNDFFCEDLISYICEKEMKTSEATGL, translated from the exons ATGAAAG ACGACTTTGCAGACGAGGAGGAAGTTCAGTCTTTTGGATACAAGAGGTTCG GGATCCAGGAGGGCACCCAGTGCACCAAGTGTAAGAATGAATGGGCTCTGAAGACCTCCATAGCTCTGCTATATGTGCTGTGTACTCTCCTCACCATTGCTGTCGCTGTACTTGGATATAAAG TGGTGCAAAAAGTCGACAGCGTATCTGAAGGTATAGCAAACTATGGTGGAAAGATAATCGCTGTTGAGACTGATTTGAAAAAGTTAG atgatcAAACGGGAGAGAAGTCGGAAAACACCACCACAGAGATCCAGGCTTTCAAGAACAACATCTGGGCTCTCCAGAGGCAGCTGTCTGTGGTGGAGGAACGCATCCACAGCGATCAAGTTAAGCTGAATCAGCTGCAGAACATTGGCTCAAACATTCAGAGCAGCCAGGGCTCCATTCAGGGACTGCTGGGTACCAACACAGCCAACCTGCGATACGTCAATGGCACTCTTCAGTCTTATGGCAGCATTATTGAGGGTCTGCAGGATGACACATCCAGGCTGCAGAGAGAACTTCACCAGCAGGTGAAACTTCAGAACCAGGCGCTGCTCAGCATCAGCAGCCTCAACCTTACCCAGGCCCAGCAGAGAGGCCTGATCGCTGCTCTGCAGCGCTCAGTGGAAGACACCAGCCAGGCGATCCAGAAAATGCGCAGTGACTTTCAGAGTCTCGAACAGACAACGCGACAGACACGCTCGGATACCGAGTGGCTTCGAAGTAAAGTGGAAAACCTGCAAATTCTGGCTAGCAATGCCTCAGCTCTAGCAAAGGCCAACAACGACAGCCTGGAGGATGTGGGCTCACAGTTCACCTTTATGGCCAACCAACTCCAAAACACCAGCAGGCTGGCAGATGCACATGACCAAACCCTAAGGGAGATTATGGACCAGCAGAGGGACTTCGGCAACCTCACATCTACAAAGTTTGACAGGCTGGAAATTCAGCTAGATGAGTCTGAGCAAAACATGGATCGTTTGACCGGCAACATCAGCTTAACCACGCAGCTCCTGGGTGCAATCAACCGTAATCTGAATGAGTTACGCACTTGTTCTGATACAGTCGGCCGTCACTCAGACTTCTTATTAATTCTCAACAGCAGCATGATGGATGTGAGGACAGATGCAGTTAGTCTGAGGTCCCAGCAGGAAGAGCTGGCAGCACGTTTGGACAAGGAGGTCACCAGCCTCTCTATTGTCATGGAGGAGATGAAACTGGTTGACACCAAGCACTCACAACTAATAACCAACTTCACTATTTTACAGG gtCCCCCTGGTCCGAGAGGGCCAAGAGGTGACAAAGGATCTCAAGGACCACCTGGTCAGACTGGccaaaagggagaaaaaggagaaaagggttCTCCAGGTATACGAGGACCCAGAGGGGAGCAGGGTCCACCAGGACCACCAGGTTTGCCTGGATTAAAAGGTCTGCCAGGTGCACCTGGCATTCCTGGGTCCAAGGGCTCACGGGGATCAGGAGGCAGGGCTGGACCCCCTGGAACTAAAGGAGAGCCAGGTACCGCCGGTTTGCCTGGAAGAGATGGACAGCCTGGTAGTCAGGGAGCACAGGGCGCACCAGGTATGAGAGGCCCAATAGGACCAGCTGGGGAGCAGGGGCCAAGAGGACTACCAGGACCACCGGGGCCTACAGGGGCACCAGGACCACCAGGGCAACCGATCCAAATCCAGGGTGCAGTAATTCCTTTTGGCCCTATGTCTCTGCAGGATGAGGCAATAGCTCCTACACTATGGGCTCCAG GTTGTCCTGATGGGTGGGTAAACTACACAGAGAAGTGCTACTTTTTCTCCAGAGTCCTGCACAGTTTTGATGATGCAAAAGCAATTTGTGAAATCCAATCGGCTTCGCTGTTGATCATCAATGACATGGAGGAGCAG AAATGGCTGAAGAAACAGATCACTGGAAAGGGTTACTTCTGGATGGGTCTCACTgacaaagaggaggagaatgTGTGGCGCTGGCTGGACGGAACTAAACCTGCTTTCAC AAAGTGGAAGCTTGGTCAGCCTGACAACTGGGGTCATGGCCATGAAAAGGACGAAGACTGTGCGGGTCTCATCCATGAAGGGCTGTGGAATGATTTCTTCTGTGAAGATCTCATAAGCTACATCTGTGAGAAGGAAATGAAGACCT CAGAAGCAACTGGATTGTAG